A single genomic interval of Helianthus annuus cultivar XRQ/B chromosome 6, HanXRQr2.0-SUNRISE, whole genome shotgun sequence harbors:
- the LOC110864685 gene encoding probable plastid-lipid-associated protein 11, chloroplastic isoform X1, producing MAAPSSLPAISNTFFTPFNPSNQTLKTRNTLTARSSLTSQSLSSAKSTLLNLISDQNRGITTQSDPQKLLQITEAIDTIASINGEQVTTDSSLSGTWRLLWTTEKEQLFIVENAGFFGTKAGDVLQVIDVEKRSLNNVITFPPDGVFFVRSDVEIASSQRVNFRFTSAVLRGKGWEFPLPPFGQGWFESVYLDEEIRIVKDIRGDYLVVDRAPYSWTE from the exons ATGGCGGCACCATCATCTCTTCCCGCCATTTCCAACACCTTCTTCACCCCTTTCAACCCCTCAAACCAAACCCTAAAAACACGAAACACACTAACCGCTCGATCATCTCTCACATCCCAATCTCTCTCTTCCGCTAAATCCACCCTCCTTAATCTAATCTCCGATCAAAACAGAGGCATCACCACCCAATCTGACCCCCAAAAGCTGTTACAAATCACCGAAGCAATCGACACAATCGCCTCAATCAACGGTGAGCAGGTTACAACCGACAGTTCACTCTCTGGTACCTGGCGGTTGCTCTGGACTACCGAGAAAGAACAGTTGTTTATCGTAGAGAATGCGGGGTTTTTCGGAACGAAAGCTGGAGATGTGTTGCAGGTTATTGATGTGGAGAAAAGGAGTTTGAATAATGTTATTACGTTTCCTCCTGATGGTGTGTTTTTTGTGAGATCTGATGTGGAAATTGCTTCTTCTCAACGTGTTAATTTTAG gtTTACAAGTGCTGTTTTACGTGGAAAAGGCTGGGAGTTTCCGTTGCCACCATTTGGTCAAGGATG GTTTGAGTCTGTGTACCTTGATGAAGAGATACGGATTGTTAAGGATATTAGAGGGGATTATCTAGTTGTTGATCGCGCTCCTTATTCTTGGACCGAATAA
- the LOC110864685 gene encoding probable plastid-lipid-associated protein 11, chloroplastic isoform X2, which produces MAAPSSLPAISNTFFTPFNPSNQTLKTRNTLTARSSLTSQSLSSAKSTLLNLISDQNRGITTQSDPQKLLQITEAIDTIASINGEQVTTDSSLSGTWRLLWTTEKEQLFIVENAGFFGTKAGDVLQVIDVEKRSLNNVITFPPDGVFFVRSDVEIASSQRVNFRFTSAVLRGKGWEFPLPPFGQGWFDSVYLDDDIRVAKDIRGDYLVVDRAPYQWKE; this is translated from the exons ATGGCGGCACCATCATCTCTTCCCGCCATTTCCAACACCTTCTTCACCCCTTTCAACCCCTCAAACCAAACCCTAAAAACACGAAACACACTAACCGCTCGATCATCTCTCACATCCCAATCTCTCTCTTCCGCTAAATCCACCCTCCTTAATCTAATCTCCGATCAAAACAGAGGCATCACCACCCAATCTGACCCCCAAAAGCTGTTACAAATCACCGAAGCAATCGACACAATCGCCTCAATCAACGGTGAGCAGGTTACAACCGACAGTTCACTCTCTGGTACCTGGCGGTTGCTCTGGACTACCGAGAAAGAACAGTTGTTTATCGTAGAGAATGCGGGGTTTTTCGGAACGAAAGCTGGAGATGTGTTGCAGGTTATTGATGTGGAGAAAAGGAGTTTGAATAATGTTATTACGTTTCCTCCTGATGGTGTGTTTTTTGTGAGATCTGATGTGGAAATTGCTTCTTCTCAACGTGTTAATTTTAG gtTTACAAGTGCTGTTTTACGTGGAAAAGGCTGGGAGTTTCCGTTGCCACCATTTGGTCAAGGATG GTTTGATTCAGTATACTTGGATGATGATATTCGAGTTGCTAAAGATATACGTGGAGACTATCTGGTTGTAGATCGTGCTCCTTATCAGTGGAAAGAGTGA